In Macaca thibetana thibetana isolate TM-01 chromosome 12, ASM2454274v1, whole genome shotgun sequence, the genomic window AAAATATCAAGTTGTCATTtcacaaatacaaaaaagaaacaagataatgGAGAAGTGACTATCAAGAGATGAAGTAATATAGAAGTTCATaggaaaaaagtataataatgtGAGGAGGTGAAACAGGAAAACATATTCTACCCAATGTTTGTCCCAAAAacattgcttttttcccccagttgCTTTTGGGGAAATAGAAAAGTTCTGACCTGAAATAAACACACTGATGAATCAAGCATAGATTTTATAAAGATTCAAGTTCAGGGTGGTAGCgcgagaaaaaaaaagagtaggttaCAAAAAAAAGTTGTTGGCAAGAGAGTCAACAAGGGCAAAATGAGTGTCAGAGAGAGCAGAGTTGAGGAGGAAAGAACAAATTTGTTGAGAAGGAAGTCAGTatgtttctttgcctttctccACAGGAACAAAGCAGAATGAAAGCATAAATTAAAAGAGTGAATCCCAAAGGTGAGTGAACTCTAAGAATTATTAAGAACACAGTCATTTTAACAAATAGCAAATTAAGgcagaggtagaaaaaaaaaagattttatttgaacAAAATATATAGCGTTAAATGGTAAGTAAACTGTGAAAGGATAAGTCCTCAttatagtttctattttctcaaaGAAAGGTGCTAAGTAGTAAACGTTGCTATTATTTGGTAAAAATTATCTCTGAAATTATAATTTTGCAATTCAAAAACACATTCGGTTATAAAAGTACTAGCCACCTTTTGAAACATATTTAATTAGGAGCAATACTTTGGCCTTCAGTAAATTCTCAATTGAGCAAGCcattcaaaataatagaaaactataTGACAACCGAAAAGTTCTCGTAAAATGTCCGTATTGATTGTTATGGCCTAACCTGAATCTGCATAACATGCAtgtgtattttattcattaaggTCAAGGATGTTGAACTAAAAAAACATATGTGACAGCTTAATATTGTCAATACAAAGATTAAACTAATTTAAGCAGTTGTAACTCCACAAAATAGCCTATAAATTGACTACATTACAAAGGGGTAAAAGTGATTTtgcaaattcatattttaaatacaaagaaagtatTATCTCCTAGTGCACGGGAGAAAATAACAACATCCTGGAGTTCTACAAAGAATAACCTTTTGTTGATAAAAGATGGCAAATGTTTGAACGTTCACGGGTGTGCATATCACAACTCAAAGAGGATATGCATGCATGATTCAAACACACATAGTTATCTGAAGTACTAATGCTTTCTATTAGCCTTCAAAGGCAGACTTACGTGTGCCCACAAATGGCAACCCAGCAGGCAGTGACATCAGTCCTAGAAATGATGTGGCCTGTATAGTGTGCAGTGAAATGCAGTGCTCTACTTGTTTGCAATGGTTTTATTTTTCGACTAGTTTTTATCACACTTGGCATGAACAAGGGAACATGTGCTTTGCTAAATTTGAACTTTTAAGATGAAACTGAATTAACTGAGAACCAAAAAATTGCTTCTGAATTTTCCTGAGATTGAAAAATGCCTTCCCTCTTATACTAGGAATggcaaaataaatgacaaatacatCTTGAAAGTTTAAATGTGAGCTAGGAAGACCCTGTGGTTTGAGAACAACAttgttggcttttttctttttttagacaccTGAAATAAGACTGTAATGTAAAGGCTTTTTCCCACACAGTACCCTTTTGCTAACATGAAGACATGTATGAAATCTAAAGCTAAAGAAACCTAATATAAGCACTTAACCTAATATAAGCACAATTTGCTTTCTTTGTCAACcaaaaagtttaattaatttgCCATTTCTTAAAACTTAGTAACCATCAAAATATAGAGTCAACTCTTGCTCCAAAATTTAAacttatattctttcttttttctgctagTGTTGGAACAAAATAACTATATTGACTAAAACAACCAGACACATATCCCTAGAGACACCCTCCCCTCCTaaattccctcttccttctcataAAAGGCATGCCAGGGTACCCAAGTATAAATACTTTGTATATAAAATGAGTGCCCTGTCATGCTGATATTTTTAAGGatttgaattcaaaataattttaatacacaATTCAAGTTCTAAATTGCAGGATATGTTTATAAGGAATCTAGTGATAAGTAATAGGTCAAACAACCTGTAAGAATCAGCTTATAGTACAAGCCTCATTGCATTAATAATGTCACAGTTAGtatgtttattaaattaaatattaccaGCAAGGGTCTTCTAAATGCCATGTTCCTAATACTagattacatatttatttcagaGTTAGCATAGTAAGAGGGGGAGCTATCACTAGAAGGTCTATTAAGCCATgtgttttttttcattgctttaatAGAACTATTCAAATCAAATTTTTCACGCCATGCCTTGAACACCACTGCAAACCATACTGTGGGTGTAAAATACACGCAAGGAAGATATAATCAGCTCAGATGAGACCAGTGACTTGTACACCATCAAGTTTACTTTATTGTGAAAGCAATGGAGTTTTCTTTcaagtgaatatattttttaatgtgtgtggCAACCTAACATACAAACTGAGGACGGGAACCAGGAAAACACACAAATCTCAGAGCAACTGAATTAAACCAAATATAACGCAATGCCTAAAATTTTGCCTAGTCTTCTCTGGGAGACTCTTATTTTGTTCTGGTAAAAGAAAACCCGACTGTCCAAAAGTAAATCTCGTTGCACTCAGACTATAACTTCAATAAATCACATACATTCAACTTCCTTAAAAAGTAtcagttacttttttaaaaactgattttactGATATTAGGCTAAAATATTACTCTTTTAAACATCAAAATTAATCAAGCAATCACCAACATACCAGGGtcaattaaatatgtttaaaattgatCACTACCTTTAAAGTTGCTGACTACTTCATAAGTAcatttgtctaaaaataataattgttgcTGTTTCTTTCCCGGGAGTCTACATAGGTTTGTTTTCATACAAGAGCATGGGTTCTACGTTTTTTCCCTCGTCTCATGGCCAAAATGCCTATATGACAATGTaactcaaaaacacacacaaaaggtgCTGCACCAGATAGGACAGGCTGAATATCTTATAAAAATCACTCATGAACACATATGTTGTCCAAATACCTATGAAGCATTTTAAACTCTGGGAATAGAAACGGTCTCTGTTCAACGAAGCTTTTGTTCCAAACCTGCAGCTTAAGCAGAAAGCAGAGCATCCTTTAAAGCTTCagtgctaaaaatataaatactcaaTATCACCCCCAAAAAAGATGGGTCACAAAGAGTTGTAGCAGtgatatttatatgaaaatgttaacTGCAGGAGATAAGAGGTTCAGAAAGTTATCTATAGACCCTAAATTGCTACAATTTAAAAGCTCCAGTGATGTAAGTCGGTCctaaaaagatggaaacaacctgATTTTTGAAACAAACTGTTAAGTAAGTTTCTGGTAGTCCGAAACAGAAGTCCACGCCCTCAATCCTATGCGGCTGCCAGGCCTGGCTCTGAAAGAGCAGCAGAGAGAGGCTGCGCGCTTAGGCCAGGGCCCAGGCCGCGGCCCTTCTCAACCGATGCTGCGGTCGGGGCTACTCAGAGAACTGTCTGGACCCGGGCTGAGACCCGCGGCCTGAGTTAGGCCTGGACTTCCAGTCTCGCCCCACAGCCTGCTTCTCGGCCTGGACCTCTGACCTGGATCCCTGACTGGGACAGCCCCGGGCGCCGCTGCCCGCCCGACGGCAAAGCAGGAAAGCCCCGGCCCAGGCCTCAGGAGCCACCCCGCACCCGGGCGAGCTCCCCGGACGCCCGTCCCCGCCGCTCTGGGCTCGGGTGCACCAGGGCCAAGCTGCAACCTCGCCTGCGGGGGCAAGACCAGCCTGCCTCCCACCGCCGCAGCGCGCCTTGTTCCCGCCTCTGTCTACCCCGACGGGCGGCGTCCAACCAGAAGGTTGAGAACCCAGGCCGCAGCATCTCCTGGCCCGAGCAGCACTCGCCGCCGGCACGCTCAGCCCCGAGGGACATTGAAAATTAGTTAAGATGGCGCGGATTGCGAGTGGCGGGAAGGCACGAGCCAGAATACAGTGCTAGCCGCACGCTCGTCGTCTTTCTACCTCTTTTTGAAAATACACTGTTAAAAACTGGGGAAATCTGGGTTTACGGAAAGGAATCGTCGTTCCTCTCAGGCTGTCTCAGGAGAGAAAAGGCAACTCTAACAGGGGACGCGAACTTTGATTCCCAAAGGGCCTCCCAAATCTAGACTTTGATTTCCTTGGAACAGCAGCAGCCTCTCAGACGCACGGACAGTGTCATTTCACCAGACACCCAAGACTTTTTGGAAGCGAGGAGAAATGATCATGTTTTAAAGGGACAAGAAATCACAATGCCTCCGAGAGGAGCGCGAAGCTGCAAATTTACCTCACGCTGACTCAGTCCACACAGCAGATGGTGGCAGAGCTGCAAGGGAAACGACCtccccaattttttaaaaatacttcctaaTATCAACCAAAGCGCGTCTTTCAGAACAAGGCACTACGTTCCTGTGAAATCTATCCTCGGCTCCTAAGAGCTTCGTTTACGCACATGACACCGGCTCTTTTGCTCACGGTGATTGTCCAGAGGGCGGCGGGCAGGGCCGGGCAGCGCCGGGTTTCCGGGCTCCTGGGCTCCCGCGCTCCAGCGCTCCCGCGACCCGGcctgggaggaaaggagagggcgGCCCCCGCGGCCCCGCGGCCTAGAGCCCCGGCACCCCCCTGGCTCCCCGGCCCTGCGCCCCACCGACCGCACGTGCTCCTCCTCCTCGGCAGGAGTGGGCGGCGGGGTCCGAGGAGCGCAGCCGGGGTCGAGTAGGTGATGACACAAATGCACTGCTCCACTTCAGTCGCCACACATGCACCGTGTCTTGTACTTTTGTCCTCTTACTTAGTTCTTAGATGTGAGGagggaaaagaaacacaaaggaaatTCAGTCCTTGCTTTTCTATGTGGCAGACAAAACTCCACGGAACGCCGTCTAGTGGTGGAATTGTCCAGGGAAGGCAAGTTAGTTTTATCCTCCCacgaattttcattttaattagaaatttgAGGCCTCTTTACATCCGTCAAACTGCAGAGAGGACACAGGACAATGTCTAGGTAAAGGTAAATTTAGTCCTGTAACCTGAGGCTGGCCCAGACTAAGCAAGAATATCTAACCATTTTCCGCCTCTTGCCTGGATCACCTTTCTTTGGAGACAAAAGTACAAAAGTCTCTTCTCCACGAGGTAAACAGTTCTGCGGGCTCCACTAAGACGCAGCGCCCTCCAGGTTGGAATTTTGCATTTCTGCATTTGTTCCCCAGGTGTGGATCTGGCCTGGATAGGACTGGCATAAGATTCCACTACAGAAGGGACAGAGCAGtgcccctacccccaccccagatACCTCCCAGAAGCAGTTCTAAGCTCAGTGGTTAAAAAACGGCCCTTTCGCGAGTTTGTTCTACGGGTCTTTCGCCACCCTACCCCTGCCCAATCTTCGGAAACCATCCACTCGAGAAACGTAGGCTGTTCTGTGTCTGCGTTTACAGATTCGCCACTCACCTCCAAGGCCTCGTATGTACAACCAGAATTTACTAAATCTGCGGTCAACATCCTATTCTGACATGCATTTAAATTACACCCTACTTTCAGCCAACGCCTCCCGCCTTACTCtgtgaaatttaaagaaattcttaACTCCTTATTTAAAGAACCTCCTTTTCCTGTTCGCATTACTTCCAACTTCAGAGAGAATCAGATAAATATGATGAGAAAAGTGCATATGTtttcctgaaaaaagaaaatgagcacagAAAAGTGAAATTTGGCTCATAGGTAgccaaataattataaataagaagaaaaaagtagttCCTGGAAGTactataaaacaaatttaaggGGGGAATGGGAGGTGGCTTCCATTACACAGGCTGCCCATATTGGAGTGGGGACGGGCTAGTCTTCCTTAACCCTTAAATATCATCAcctataataattaaattattttcaaactgtAAACTGCTTTCAAACACCATAGTTAGTGTTTTTACCAGGTTTATTTTACTTGTTATACACAGACGATACAAACGAGCAAAAAACAAAACGTTTCTCAATGGAGTGTGTTCTTGTATAAATTATTCAGTTCACAGACAAAacgaaacaaatataaaaatcacaacATTAGATTTACAGAAGAGCCAAAATATACACACGTTTAGACCCTGAATTCCTATTAGGAAAAAATCCCCCCATGGACTGGAATCTAGATTGAATATTGTGTATGATGCatatttcacattaatttttaaatacaaaaaagtataGGTTTGCTACACAACATTAGAAATCCTACTAATCTATTTCCAGGGGGATTAATGCTCCTTATCAAATATAACAAGACTTAGGGGAAGATCAGTCTTACTTGCATTAATGCTAGTGTTCTCCCAAGGAAGTCAAATTTCAGCTGTTTCTAGGTGGTGGGGAAGtcattttcaaaactaaaatgcAGTAAAATATACAACTCACACAATTCATCTTCACTAGACTACACTATAGTTACCAACAATTCAGTCATCTATATCATTAATAGAGTATTCATTACAAAGATTTACAGCATATAAAGGTGGAGGGGGTACTGAAAGATATTCAGAAACAGTTTGTCAGCATATTTGGCACCTGCACAGACCAGTAATGGATTTGGCACTTTGGGGAAAAACAAATAAGGCAAAATAATATTGCTGATGTCGAGCTATTCTATTTAGAAGGAAGGGGGGGAACATACAACTCCAGTTGACTTTGCTTTGCAGGCATCATGCCACTTAATCGACTTGCCTATGAACAGACACCTATCCTTTAAAGGTGTTTGGGTGGATTCTCCTTAGCTATTTGTGTGCATTAGGGCACATAGTAATTATTTCATGCAACGGATTGAGGAGAAGTGGGAAACCCATCACTGTTGAGTATTTCATGTTTCTAGAGCCTCTCAGAATATTATCtcacaagaaaattaaaagagagagagaagagaaagtatgagagaggagagaaagaaaagcaaagaaagaaaaggaaataaaggttaAGCATGAACTGGTTTTGTGCCTTGACGAGAATAAAAACTAGCCATTCGTTACAATAAATTAACACTATGTACAATCATTTCACAGGCTTTGTTCCACTAAAATTATTAACATCcctaccatccatccatccatccatccactcggGGATAAGAAAGGACGCGCTGGGTGGGTCCAGGTTCTAGAGTCAACATCCTATGGTTAATGTGGAGGCCGAGACTTGGCGGGTCGGAATCGCTGCTGCCTGACAGGACTGCCCAGGTCTCCTAAAGGTGAAGAGTTTCATTACAAGAAAGAGAAGTAGGAGGTAAGAGAAAGACGAGGGGGAAGAGGATTGTAGGATAACTCCACAGAAGGAGAGTAAGTAGGAAAACCAAAAGGTTTACAGCAAAGTTGAAGGTCGGTGCGCTAATTGCAGAGACTGCTGtgcaaaaaaaggttaaaatcaCGCTCGGAGACCTGCACTTATTCGCTGCAGACGGCCATCGAGGGTCAAATAAAATGAGGGGGTGCGCAAGGAGGAGTATGGGGTGGCGGAGCTGGGGAAGAGCTGTGAGGGGCTGGCTGGGGGTCCGGGCCgcggcggggccggggcgggcaGGGACGGCCTAGCTGTGCGAGTAGAAGCCATAGTAGCCGCTAATGTCCTTGGCGCAGTTCTTCTCGCAGTCCCGCTGGGCCAGCACCTCGCTCTTGAGCGGGGACGAGCTCTCGGACACGGGCGTGTCGGCTGGCGAGATCCGCCTCCGCTTGGCCTGCTCGTAAATCCCCGAGTCGCTCGAGTCGATGGACTTGATCGAGGAGGGCGTCTCGATCCAGCTGGAATCGGACAGGTCCTTGGGCTTGGCGTCCTCGGCGGCGCCGGGCGGCAGCGGCGAGCGCTCGGCGGCCAGGCCCTCGGCCTCCTCGCCCAGGTAGGGGTTGGCGCCGGCCATGCGCGCGGCGGCCGCGGCGCTGTTGGGCCAGCAGGGCAGCACGGAGCCCGACTTGGTGCCGCAGTACTGCGGGGGGCTGCGGGCGCCCCAGCCCGACGGGTCGGCGTAGTAGCCAAGCGGGCGGCCAGTGCAGCCTGCAGCCTGCAGCGGCAGCGCCTTCACGCCCGCCGCCGCGTAGGAGAGCAGCGTGGCCGCGTTGCCCGCGAAGTCCGTGGCCGTGTCGTAGGCCGAGGCCGCGAAGTCCAGCCGGTTGTTGGCCGGCGTCACAAACCAGCGCTGCGGCGAGGGCGCGCCCGGGTCCTCGGCCTGCTGCGGCGACAGCAGCCCGTTGGTGTGTGGCACGCTGCGGTCCGTACCCGGCCCGGGGCCCGCGCCCGCGCCCGGGTGGAAGCGGGCCTTGGCGTAGTTGCTCACGAACTGGTCCTGCAGGAAAGAGCCGGCCATGGCGTAGCGGGCCCCGGGCACGATCTGCGAGCGCGGCGAGTCGTTGGGCGAGGGGGTCAGGCGGTCCATGTCACAGCCGGTGTAGATCCTGCggggtagggagagagagagagagagagccgaGGGGTGGCGCGGAGGTcccttggggtggggtgggggcagaaggGAAGGCCACCTCCACTTTTCGCCCACCCCCACACCCTCCATCTACAAACTTGCAGTCCAGAATTTCCTGGAGAATACAAGAGGCCACAGACCTCTATCATTCCCAAAATAAATCATGGTATTATGAAGGAGCCAATCTGTCTATGCAGGGACCTGAGCAAGATGCAGACCATCAAGGGAACGACTTCCCTCTTCTCTTGCTCTCGTCAAGTATACTGGGGTACTGAGAGAGGGGCACAAGCAAGGGCTTTCATCCCACTTCTCCAACATTTGTGTGCACTTTAAGGCAGATTTACCTAGGGACTAAGATGCTCTTTGCCCATTGGGCCTTTCCTCTGCGGTCAGAGTTTCTGGGTGAAATTTCTAAACAAGGTACTCACTCCTCCACCCTTTTAGGACCTATGTCCGTTTGATTGTTCAggtcatttctctcctttttctagaTTGTTTCAGAAACCCCTAGGGAAAAGCCGCACACGCAGAAATCATCAAAGACTGATCTTCACCCGTGTTCTGGAACTCGAGGTTTGCTGCTGGAAGCCTGCAAGGTACTTAGTGTCTATTGTTTCCCCTGTGTGAAACTTTCACTCCCACGTCTATTAATACAAACAAGAATTACTACTCAGAAACAGTAGTCATCAATCAGAAATACTCTCTTAAAAGAAAAGGTGTTCTTTACTCTGACCTGCTTTTCCTAGCTTTTAGTCCATTACGGCAGAAACTTCGGGGCAAACCTACGGTGCAAACCTACTGTGCACTTACCAGCCTACTCCGTGCAGTGGACCACTAATAATAGCTAACCTTTACGGAGCTtgactatatgccaggcattgcgAGCTAGGTAACTTTTATTATCCCACTTTAccgatgaggaaattgaggcaaaaggacgttaaataacttgcccaaccACCGACAGTGATTGTGTTGTTGGGAATTACCTTAGATAAAATAATCAAAGATTAACTTTAGGCCCTGGGCCTAGAAAATCACATTAGAATTGAGAGGAAAGCAAGGGTTGGATGAAGATTGGTAGAAGTGTTTtctcatacacatgcacacatgcctCCCTTTTTATTTAGCTCACACATAAATGTTTTAATCTTTAGTCAACAGACTGTTTTGAAGGAGAACCTCAGTCTTGTCAGACCTTAATCCTTCAGGGAGGAGATTCCCTGGTGAGTGGCCAAGCAAGCTCCTGGTACCCCATGAACCCTTAtacttctccctctttctccaaaATTGAGCCATGCCCAAGTAACCAATGtaaaaggggaaaggaagagtGTCATAAACCAGTCAACTCTTCCCTATCCCCTAAAGATatcaggtgtttttttgttttgtttctttgttttgctttgttttttttttttgtagaggtaaagaagtttttatgaaaaatttaaattgatttaACATCAAAGAGGAGTGGCTTTTCCAACAGAAGGCAGCCAGAGGAGGAGGGGCATGTGAGAGTTTTGCTGTGGCTGCTCAGGTCCATTCTGTTTAGTGCACAAAATTTCCCTCTTGAAATTGAATTCCAGTTTCAAATAAGAGAAgtagagggaggcaggaagggaacaTAACTAGCAAGGTGCAAATATCTTCTCTGTTTATcaccacaatattttaaaaagaaaaaagcagtctGCAAAAGATACAGTTTAGATGCCCATCCAGGTCCCACCCACTTGGGATTGCTGAATTGATTTGtgcaaaataaaatgcttttgaacAGATGTTCACAACAGAATTAAAATCTCAAAATCTACAGGACTCTCCTCCAACATCTCTAGTCTCTTGGGCCACACACTTTCCACTGTGCTGGGCACACCTTTTTAGATTGTGAGGAATAGAGTAGCCAAGTTTTTATTCTGGGGAATCATATTGATGAGACTTGCTTCCTTTGGAGTACTTTTGAAGAATATATATAGTGGTTATAGGCAGTAATATCAATGACtctcttttaaattattagcaaATATCAGGAGGGATAGTTAGTATCCGCTTGGAGATGGAATAGAGGCAGTCACTTGTCCCTTTCTCCACACACTTAATCTATGCTAGTCAAAGGCAGCTTCAACTTTTTAGCTCTGTCTCCGGCGCTCAATGTAAGCCATGAAATTAAGATGTATGTACCCTTTCCTTTTATGGTCAGAAAACATGGGGGAACCCCACAATCCAGATTTAGATTTATAACACTATCTGAACTCTTAGGCACTATGGACCCTGAGTGAGAATTGCAGAACAAGCCCAGAAAGCATTCAGTTTACACCTACTGTTGCCCCCAGAGAACAGCCTTTTGATACAAAAGAGGGAGGTAAGGGAGGCCTAAAGAAAAGGGCACCAGCATGTTTAATTAAAACACACCTagatacaaaagaaagaggaaaatatttttcttttggtttataaATAATACACAGCAACACCGTCTGAATCTTTCCAAAAGCCTAAAATGACCATAACAGCGGTTCTGCTCACGAACTCGCCTGTGGTGGGTGCACATTTGTATTCAGTCCATGGTAAACTTGCACAGGAAATGCTATTACACAAAACTTGGAAATAGGTAAATAAAAGTCACATATGCTAAGGAGACTGGTAACAACTGCCAGAGGAGCCACATGCACTTTTAGGCAGAATTGCCCGTTTCAGACATAGACAATCTGAGCTGAGCATCTGCAGCGCCACATACAGTACTCGCATCCGGGAACCAGGGCAGCCtccccagccagccagccagccccaGAGGCCCGCCAACAACTTTGTAATCCACAGGAAAGCTAAAATTAGGTGGAGGAAACCTCTGACCAAAAACCACACAAGTACCAAGCCACAAGGTCACCAGAGAGAAGGGgagccaacaacaacaacgacgaccaaaaaaaaaaaagaagaaggaggacaAGAAAGGGAAAACCTCTAAAACAACCTTGTCTTCACACATTCCAGCTTTCAAAATCCTTGTACATAATAATCCACCTTTGACCTAAAGCCCAATTCCACAACTATTTGAAAAGGAAGATACAAAATTACTTACGTGTCATAATTATCCCGAAATCCTTTTGCAAAGGGGTTGTGATCTATTTTCAGTTGTGTAatctggcaaagaaaaaaatgaatgttatcTCACCTTTTTTACATGAAGACTGGGTGTTTGAGAATATATCATCTGCCACTTTTACAGGGGCTTAAGGcctacaatttattaaatagcaaGGTTTTCCTAACTGAAAAATTTGAGGGATTGAGTGGAAAGGAAGTATCATGAAAGTTATGAGGAACATGTTTAAATAAACGATACCTATAACTAAAGGACTGCTTTCAGTTAGCTCTCCTGTTTTTTCTAAATTGattcaaaatcacatttttaaaatgcttgttaCACACAGTGTACTTATTCAGACAAAAATCTTTAAGGAGAACTTGAATTCATCACTAAATGTTgactattttaagtattttatattttaaaacatttgtcgTTTCTGACTCACAACCTGAGAAACCACAAGTTGCATCTTAAAATGAGGTtggatttaaaaacatgttttaatttctgatattatcatttaagtaaaaaaaaaaaaaaaaaagacaaacacaaaaaccCCTATCACTCCTAGTAGTCAAATCAGCCACTAAAATCAGTTTTTGCAAACTTGCAAAATCAGAAGAGGTTCAAGTGCTAGAAAGCTCAATCCATAGCCCTTAGTAATTTGATTTATTGTAGTTTTCACATATATGAATGTGTATGTTCTTTTGATCTCCCAGAACAGTGATGTTTGTTCATTTCAGCCATCAGTTctgagatggaaaaaaaagagagagagagaaattttttttttagatgccaAAGCTTGCCAAGAATAAAATGCACGGGGAAATCTGCTtgttttctaaaggaaagagagactttaaaaaaaaaaaaagattttaatctGTTCTAGTTCGAATCCCAAATTAAAACTCCCAAAAGAAGAGTCTTTAGAAATCCTGGCCACCTCAAAGGTGGCCCGGGTAACCCGCGAcgaaaacaaatagaaagcatTTTCCCACCGGCTTCGTGTTTAGGAAAGGTGCCGTGGGCAGGCCCCTAGCCCTAGGCCTTAAAACGCACAGCGGAGCCAGCTGTTGCTGATGTTAGCGCTGCTAGTACCCTAGACCTGCATGGCGGGAGGATGTGAGAGGGTAGGAGAGAGATGTCTGTGCCGCCCGCCTCGCGCCCAGCCCCTAGGTCTCCTTACATCCGTGTTCTGGTAGGCGGTGACGGCGATGAACTGAGTCTCAGGGAAAGTGAATGTCTGCACGCGGCCGGGCTGGCTGGTGTCCTCCGTGCCGTCCTCGTTCACTTCCACCACATGCAGGCGGGGCTGGTACTTGTGCAAGGACTGTAAAACCACCATCTGTCCGGCAGAAAGAAAGGGGAGCGCCGGGTGGCGTGTTAACGCGGTCGCTGTGCGCGTGGCTGTGGGCGCCCCGCTGCGCGCCCGGACTGGCGGAGGCAGCCTGCagccagcctcccaggctcactgACCGCGGGACTCGCCTGGCTGGCGGCTGACTGGCTGGGGCAGACCGGCCTTCGCACCTCTGGGAGCGAAGATAAGCCGGGGCACCGGAGAAAAGGGGGAAGCCGACCGCCCGATCCTCAGGGCCCTTCTCCTAGTCCTCCTGTAAGGAGGAACAAAGATTTCCACAACCTGCAGATCTTGTGGGGTTTCTTCTCAAAATCAATCAGTATTAGTACTTGGGAAGGTCGGGCACTCCA contains:
- the TBR1 gene encoding T-box brain protein 1; this translates as MQLEHCLSPSIMLSKKFLNVSSSYPHSGGSELVLHDHPIISTTDNLERSSPLKKITRGMTNQSDTDNFPDSKDSPGDVQRSKLSPVLDGVSELRHSFDGSAADRYLLSQSSQPQSAATAPSAMFPYPGQHGPAHPAFSIGSPSRYMAHHPVITNGAYNSLLSNSSPQGYPTAGYPYPQQYGHSYQGAPFYQFSSTQPGLVPGKAQVYLCNRPLWLKFHRHQTEMIITKQGRRMFPFLSFNISGLDPTAHYNIFVDVILADPNHWRFQGGKWVPCGKADTNVQGNRVYMHPDSPNTGAHWMRQEISFGKLKLTNNKGASNNNGQMVVLQSLHKYQPRLHVVEVNEDGTEDTSQPGRVQTFTFPETQFIAVTAYQNTDITQLKIDHNPFAKGFRDNYDTIYTGCDMDRLTPSPNDSPRSQIVPGARYAMAGSFLQDQFVSNYAKARFHPGAGAGPGPGTDRSVPHTNGLLSPQQAEDPGAPSPQRWFVTPANNRLDFAASAYDTATDFAGNAATLLSYAAAGVKALPLQAAGCTGRPLGYYADPSGWGARSPPQYCGTKSGSVLPCWPNSAAAAARMAGANPYLGEEAEGLAAERSPLPPGAAEDAKPKDLSDSSWIETPSSIKSIDSSDSGIYEQAKRRRISPADTPVSESSSPLKSEVLAQRDCEKNCAKDISGYYGFYSHS